The Kitasatospora sp. MAP12-44 region CCCCGCTCGACGTTCGAGGCCAGGGTGGCACCGTGTTCCGGGCACACACCCCACGGCACCGAGCAGCGGCTCGGTACCCGGACGCTCTGCTGCTGCGCCTGCTCGTAGGCGGTGGTGTCGGTCATGCCGGGACGCCAGCCGGATTGGCCGGGTCGGGGAGGGAAGTGAGGTCGTCGGCCAGCTCCTCCACCCGCACGATCCGGTACAGCCCCACCCCGTAGAGGCTCCGCTCGCCGCCCCGCTCGTACTTCCGACGGGTCAGCCGCAGTGCTTCCTCCACTGAGCTGGCGAAGGCGTAGGTGGTGATCGTGGCCACCCCGGGATGCTCGTCGTTCACGCGGTGCGCCACGACCTGGTAGTTCCGCTTCTCCGGGCCGCCCTGGGCCGCTGGCTGCTCCATGCTCCACTCCCCATCCGTTTGGCCTGCGGGGTTCCCCAGGAGGGGAACGATGTACGCGGGCCCGGGGTACCGGGCCCGCGGCCCGGCCTTACGCGGTCTGCCGGGTGGGCACCGCGGTCAGGTGCCGTACGGGGGCCGGCACCGCGGGCTCGGGCAGTTCCCCGTTCCGGATGGCCAGCACGGCCTTCTCGATCGCCGCCTCGAGCTGCTCCGTGGTGGAGTAGCCGGCGAACAGCGGGTGGATCTGGTAGCTGCGGTAGCGGCCGTCGGGGCGCAGGACGACGTGCCGCTCCACAAGCTGGTTCATCGCGATGGACGTGCGGTTCTTGCTCAGTCCCACCAGGGCCGCCAGCTCGGCCTGTGAGGCGTTGACCTCGCCTCCGGGGTGCTGGACGTCCATCATCGCGCTCAGGAGGTCGTAGGAGGCCTTGGAGAGCTCCAGACGGTGCAGCTGCGCGAAGCCGAGGTGTGCCTGGATCAGCATGCCTGTTCCTCCACCACATCGTCGTTGTCGCCGAACGTCAGCTGCCGGGTGCGCGGCGGTGGCGCCTTCGGCGGCGTGAAGCTCGGAAACAGCTCCAGCGCCGCCGTCTTCACCTCATCCTCGTGCATCTGCGGGAAGTGTCGCCGAAGGGCGGCCTTGGCGTCACCACGCAGCTGCTCCAGCGCCTCCTCCTGGAGGTCGCCGTTGCCCATGAAGCAGATCAGCGGGTTCACCACGAGCAGCGAGTTCGCCCGGCGCTGGATCATGTGCCAGCCCTCCAGCGTGCCCAGGGCCCGGGTGACGTTCGCCCGCTCGATCCCCAGGTGCACCGCGATCTTCGCGTGGGTGATCCGCAACCGCCCCTCGCGCTGGCGGCCCATGCAGAACACCAGCACCGCCGACTGCGCAGGCGACATCCCGTGCCGGGCGATCAGCACCGCCAGCACCTCGGACAGGAACTCGTTGCTGACCTGGCTGTAGCCCTTGCGCCCGTACACCTTGTGCGGGGCCCGGTAGGTCCAGTCGACCTTCGCCGACCGGACCGGCCGGCCCGGCGCCGGAGGCCGCTGCTCCATCGCCTTGGCGAAGCTGTCCGCCAAGGACGTCGACTGCGGCTCCGTCGCCGGGGGCTTCCCGGCCGAGCTGCGCCTTGCCTGGGGCACGCTGGACTCCGCTTCCTCGGTCTTGCTTCCGTCGCCCGGCACCCTAGCCGAGATTGTCCCCGTGAGGGTGGAGCTTTGTCCCCGTCGGCGTGGCCCCCTGGTGTCGGGGGCAACACAAGGGGTGGGTACGTGTTTCCGTCAGGACCGCCACTGAGCTGCCGAATCACATTTGTCCCTCTTCGCGGGGCCAAATTCGGACCGGCGGTGCCTTCCACAGCACAAACCCGCAGGTCAATGTGTCAGAACCAACACATCGCCTCTGACAAACCCCCAGGTCAGAGCCCCAATCACCGCAGCGCCCTCTTATCAGTAAGACGCGCGCACGCGCGAGGCTCAGCCACCACGCCCCGGCCACGGCGAACCGCTCTGTTCGCGGGTGCCGGCCGCACCGGGCGGCAT contains the following coding sequences:
- a CDS encoding helix-turn-helix domain-containing protein; translated protein: MPQARRSSAGKPPATEPQSTSLADSFAKAMEQRPPAPGRPVRSAKVDWTYRAPHKVYGRKGYSQVSNEFLSEVLAVLIARHGMSPAQSAVLVFCMGRQREGRLRITHAKIAVHLGIERANVTRALGTLEGWHMIQRRANSLLVVNPLICFMGNGDLQEEALEQLRGDAKAALRRHFPQMHEDEVKTAALELFPSFTPPKAPPPRTRQLTFGDNDDVVEEQAC